A region of Pyxidicoccus parkwaysis DNA encodes the following proteins:
- a CDS encoding peptidylprolyl isomerase, which produces MRTRILTTVLLCLSLAACKESDKKESSSAAPPASEAKPAQPPAAQAPAATPPAEAAASGEWTKKVQAGQEVYATLKTNLGDITVRLFSKDAPKTVANFVGLATGEKPWTDPQTGQRVTGKPLYNGVIFHRVIPGFMIQGGDPTGTGRGDPGYRFEDEFQSGRTFNKPGLLAMANAGPGTNGSQFFITTSTPDYLNNRHTIFGEVVQGYDVVEKISNVSRDSRDRPQSPVVINKIEMSDQAPAGAK; this is translated from the coding sequence ATGCGGACCCGAATCCTGACAACCGTCCTCCTCTGCCTCTCCCTCGCCGCCTGCAAGGAATCCGACAAGAAGGAGTCCTCCAGCGCCGCACCGCCCGCCTCCGAGGCGAAGCCCGCGCAGCCCCCGGCCGCGCAGGCGCCCGCCGCCACGCCGCCCGCCGAGGCCGCCGCCTCCGGTGAGTGGACGAAGAAGGTCCAGGCCGGCCAGGAGGTCTACGCCACGCTGAAGACCAACCTGGGCGACATCACCGTCCGGCTCTTCTCCAAGGACGCGCCGAAGACGGTGGCCAACTTCGTGGGCCTCGCCACGGGCGAGAAGCCGTGGACGGACCCGCAGACCGGCCAGCGGGTGACGGGCAAGCCGCTGTACAACGGCGTCATCTTCCACCGCGTGATTCCGGGCTTCATGATTCAGGGCGGAGACCCCACGGGCACCGGCCGCGGCGACCCGGGCTACCGCTTCGAGGACGAGTTCCAGAGCGGCCGCACCTTCAACAAGCCGGGCCTGCTGGCCATGGCCAACGCGGGCCCCGGCACCAACGGCAGCCAGTTCTTCATCACCACCTCCACGCCGGACTACCTCAACAACCGCCACACCATCTTCGGTGAGGTGGTGCAGGGCTACGACGTGGTGGAGAAGATTTCCAACGTGTCGCGCGACTCGCGTGACAGGCCGCAGTCGCCGGTGGTCATCAACAAGATTGAGATGAGCGACCAGGCTCCGGCGGGCGCGAAGTAA
- a CDS encoding alpha/beta hydrolase, whose protein sequence is MGNRTARRIATRLGELDCNVVDALAEGTTPDLAVVLCHGFGAPATDLVPLAPELMSLDARLAERVRFIFPGAPLTLAEWGMPAGRAWFHLPEEIMRGQLRDWDLFAREVPPGLPAARRAVMSVVEAVSTTMKLPYGRIVLGGFSQGGMVTTDVALRLEEAPAGLCILSGTLTSEAEWRQKAQARKGLPVFQAHGRDDTVLPFSAAERLRDVLTESGLSVDFLPFHGPHTIDSEELERLAAFLAARLGGR, encoded by the coding sequence ATGGGCAACCGGACGGCGCGGCGCATCGCCACCCGCCTGGGTGAGCTGGACTGCAACGTGGTGGACGCGCTCGCTGAGGGCACCACGCCTGATTTGGCCGTGGTGCTCTGCCACGGCTTCGGCGCGCCGGCGACGGACCTGGTGCCGCTGGCGCCGGAGCTGATGTCGCTGGATGCCCGGCTCGCCGAGCGCGTGCGCTTCATCTTCCCCGGCGCGCCGCTGACGCTGGCGGAGTGGGGCATGCCCGCCGGCCGCGCGTGGTTCCACCTGCCCGAGGAAATCATGCGCGGGCAACTGCGCGACTGGGACCTCTTCGCGCGCGAGGTGCCGCCGGGCCTGCCGGCCGCGCGCCGCGCGGTGATGAGCGTGGTGGAGGCGGTGTCCACCACGATGAAGCTGCCGTACGGGCGCATCGTCCTGGGCGGCTTCAGCCAGGGCGGCATGGTGACGACGGACGTGGCGCTGCGGCTGGAGGAGGCGCCCGCCGGGCTGTGCATCCTGTCCGGCACGCTCACCTCGGAGGCGGAGTGGCGGCAGAAGGCCCAGGCCCGCAAGGGACTGCCGGTGTTCCAGGCCCACGGCCGCGACGACACGGTGCTGCCCTTCTCCGCCGCCGAGCGCCTGCGCGACGTGCTGACGGAGTCCGGGCTGTCGGTGGACTTCCTCCCCTTCCATGGGCCGCACACCATCGACTCCGAGGAACTGGAGCGGCTGGCCGCGTTCCTGGCGGCGCGGCTGGGAGGGCGCTGA
- a CDS encoding secondary thiamine-phosphate synthase enzyme YjbQ: MYHAKELTVSTRGRGFTDITSEVQRAVSESGARQGLCTVFLHHTSASLLLCENADPDVRRDLESFFSRLVKDGDSLFVHDAEGPDDMPAHVRTVLTQNSLSIPVKDGSADLGTWQGVYVWEHRTSPHRRRVTVSVVG; encoded by the coding sequence ATGTACCACGCGAAGGAGCTGACGGTGTCCACGCGGGGCCGCGGCTTCACGGACATCACCAGTGAGGTACAGCGCGCGGTGTCCGAGAGCGGCGCGCGGCAGGGACTGTGCACGGTGTTCCTGCACCACACGAGCGCGTCGCTGCTGCTGTGTGAGAACGCAGACCCGGACGTGCGCAGGGATTTGGAGTCCTTCTTCTCCAGGCTGGTGAAGGACGGAGATTCGCTCTTCGTGCACGACGCGGAAGGGCCGGACGACATGCCCGCGCACGTGCGCACGGTGCTGACGCAGAATTCGTTGAGCATCCCCGTGAAGGACGGCTCCGCGGACCTGGGGACGTGGCAGGGCGTCTACGTGTGGGAGCACCGCACGTCGCCGCACCGCCGCCGCGTCACCGTGTCCGTGGTCGGCTGA